The Entelurus aequoreus isolate RoL-2023_Sb linkage group LG03, RoL_Eaeq_v1.1, whole genome shotgun sequence genome contains the following window.
ctttctaatccattttataccgcttgttactttcggtgtctcctagccgctcaggcaaatcatattgtctaaaaatgaattttcccatcgataacgtgacaatgttaaatgttgatgaacatatatgttaattgatgttaaatgacaaaacggattaactcgctggaatataaagacaatgtatatatgtgtgtatatatatatatatatatatatatatatatgtgtgtatatatatatatatatatatatatatatatatatatatatatatatgtatatatatatatacacacacacacatacacatttttttaacccgagtcaaaaagtttggggacccctgccgtaAACTATAATTCACAAGTGCAGAGGCGCTTTTTTCCATTTCCAATAACAGTAGGCATTTTGAAAGTAGTTTTATCTGGTAGTACCAGGGGGAAAAAACCCACAAGGGACTTGTGTCTTTTACTAtcctgttttacttgaatgcgagGTGGctttcccccccgccccccatttaTTTCTTTACCAATTTTTCCAGCCGAGGTTCGCAAGAGCTTTTACATGACAGTACAGGAAAGGACAAGCTGAAACATTATGGGATGCCGGTTTTCTCTTTCTTGGGGGGAAAAAGGGAAAAGCGCAAGCCAAGCACCAGCTCTCCACCATCTTGTGGCTTCCACTGCTGCGCCAGCATCCCTCCatccacacactcacacacactccttCGCACTGGCCGTCATCCCATACATGAAGATGTGGTCACTGTTATTTTGATTGGACTCTTTATTAACCGCCATTTTTGAGGCGAAGGAGCCATAAGATCTTAATGTCAAGTGCAAGAGAGGcggcattttttttctttcttcactTTTCGTGGGGAGAACAGAATGTACCAAAGTCACTAAGGAAGAGAGCGGCTAAGGCCTTAATGATATGTTGTGTGTGATTGTAACCTACGTGTGTTTTGGAGAGAAAGTGGAGCGGATGCACCTCTCTAAAAAGGATCCTCTTTTCAATAGGTTTTCATTATCATTCCCCTCTTCTTGCAAACGTAAATATCTGGTCCTCATGTACTGATAGCGTCCACTTGACTTGGGTGCAAAACACCATGAAATAGCAGGCAAACTCATACGAACAAACATACTAAAATCGGAATCATTGTCCTCCGTTCTCTGGCGGCTGGCTGTCCAACATTCCACTTACTTCTGGGGAGAGCAACTACAAATTTATAGGCCCGCATACTTTTCAgtgtaaataatttttttttttgctgctgtCGATTATTTTCCCTGCGCGCTTGTTTTAACATCTCAAGGAGCTGAGACAAGGTTTCTTTTAATTGTCACTGTAAGCGTTTTCACATCGAAGTCACGTATGCTTTAATAAGCTGCAATTGAAGATAATGGGCTGCAGGTGGTGAAAATGTCAGGATAATAGAAAAACAAATACCAGTAACATTTATGTGGTTGTGTGGTTCTTCACCTAGACAACAGTGGAAAAGCTGGCATGCAACTCAGTCACAGCTGGACAAACCGAAGCAGGACACCATGATGACTTTATTGACTGGGTTAGGTTTTTTAACGTCAGATATCTGTCTTTTCCCCCTCGTTTGTCTTTTTACCCTACTCCTTTCTTTAAAGACTGTGTTCCGCTGTTATTCCCTTCTAGCGCGCTACCAGAGGTCATGAAAGTGTGGAATAATTAGAATAAAAGACTATGCATCACAGCTAGCATTGTGCTTAGGAGTGTAATCACTGCCAGATTTGACGTTCAAAAGGCTTGGTTTGTGTTCGACAAGGAGTCTAATAACCCTCCCGAACACAGTAAATAAAACAATGGAAAGTGTATAAAGTTGTTCAGAAGTTAACTCAAATGGCAACTTTTGATGTTCTGCACTAAAACATCAAACTAACAGTCTTAACTTGTAGTGttttgaccataggtgagggcaAATTGGAGACATTAGAGGGGGTCAATAAGTGATGATTTGTGCAAATGTTATTCCCCACCCTCAGGCGGATTGTCCTAGCTGTCATTGGGGGCGCAGTGGTTTAGTTAAAAGAAAGGGTGAAAGGAAATGTAATAGAAGCAGGAAAACCCACTACATGAATCATGTATGAGACAGAAGATCAGATCAATTCATGAAGGGTTTCTGCTGACAGGCCTTTTTGTGCTAATAATCAATGTATCTGCCTTGTGGAGGTCAAAGAAAAATCAACTAATTATGAGCATTTTTTTAAGCAGCTTTCACTTTACAAACATAATTTAAAATGACAGAAATAAACACACTCTGTTAGCTTACTCCAGCGCTtttaaattattttctgttacgccccctgaGGAAGATGAAAATATTTTGCACCACCACATTCTCCACCGCAATTGTAAATAGTACAATTGTTGTAAGTACAACTCTGCACAACATTGTatacttattaacattaaagaaaacaacacaccAGTCTTTCCTCACCCACCGGAGTCACAGTGAAGCCATGCACTACATACgccatatttgccaaccctcccgattttcccgggagactcccaaatttcagtgcccctcccgaaaatctcccggggcaaccattctcccgaatttctcccggacAACaacattgggggcgtgccttaaagacactgcctttaacgttctctctcacctgaaaccttcaccccttaacagccgcatgctttCCAGGCGTCCGCtcttcctccatataaacagcgcaTCGGCACAGTCACATAATAACGTAGCGTtagacgggtttaacaatggtctttactcgaagatgtcaagaaatgctgacacgttgtatgatcttttaactggtttaatgataacgcaaggcatacttggtcaacagccatacatgtcacactgacggtggcggtataaacaactttaacactgttactaatatgcgccacactgtgaacccacaccaaacaagaatgacaaacacatttcgggagaacatccgcaccgtaacacaacttaaacacaacataacaaatacccagaatcctttgcagcactaactcttccgggacgctacaataacatctacggcttttggagctcagtgcacaactgcacacacaacaagaaggagacgaagcagaagaacgaagaagagacatggcgacgacgagtaagaagaagaaatacgcttgcaagttccaaaatgatcggaaaaaggtgaaaaaatgtcatttcatccagaaaagctcgaaggggaagggttatgctgcctgcacctcaaccccacccccccaaccacgcccccaacaccccccatctcccaaattcggaggtctcaaggttggcaagtatgacatacgCCTACAAAAAAGCATGTTCCTTGAGATAACATGCTCCTTCCATTGCACCGGGGGGCCCACCGCACTATTTGAAAATGGTTGGTTTACCCTGTTGCAGTTTCTTAGCGCTGCACAGCTTAATATTACAGTCCACAATCTCCACTTTGCTGCACTTTGTCCTCAGTATCCTCTTCATTGACAGACTTATTAAACAGGAGGCTCTTGTTAGCTTCTATTGTTATTGTCTGTTAGCAtttcttgctctctctctctctctctctttacacTATGCCCGCTTGTGCTGTAATGCGGTAATCAATGGGTATTGAGGTTGCCATGGCGATGGGTGTGCAAATGATGTGATAAACGCCAGCGTTATTGAGATATGCTGTGGTCAGCAGGAAACCAGCAGAAATCAATGTTGAGCTaaagtgtgtgtgggagggggggggggggtgtgcgcGTCCGTGCGTGCGTGCAGGCATGTCTAAACCCACATTCACATCCCCGCATGTAAACAGCCCCCACCTGCGCCACACTTCCTTTGAAAGGACAGGCAAGGTGAATTGTGGACATAGTGATTCAATGACAACAAGGAAGTCATTGCAGCAGAATAACAGCTCATCCACTTACTGCACTTTTTACTTGATAATAAGGGTAGATATTAAGTTAGTGCCTGGTGTGTAATATTAGGTCTATTGTGTTTTACTAGAATGTCTACTATATTTGAGTAAATATGACTGTCATGTACAAGTAAGAGATGACTCGTGTTGTTTCCTCTGTCCCTCCCACAGATGACAGATTGGTCCACGAAATGCCAAGCTGACAAAACTTGAAAGCACCACTTGTAAAAAGGAGACTGATAAGAGCCACTCCAATTACCTTTACCTTTCACTTTGGCCATCACATTGCATTCAGCTTGACTTCTACACCACCACACAAATGTGGACCTCTCCAAAAAGCCAAATAGCCTGAAGAAAAGAGCTTTAGTTATAAATATTGCACACAAGACTTGGTAGCCATGTCTGACATGACACATCGCCACCTGCGCCACAAGCTACAAAGTGTCGTCAGACGGCTGGACGAACTGGAAGAAGCTACCAACAAGCTGCAGAAGTCTGAAGATGAGTTGCTTGACATACAGGTTGGTACCAAGTGGTGTTTAACAGTGGGTCTACAGAACAGAAGTACTCTAATCCTGCAGTTTTTAAGTATTATTATTTTCGAACCGCCTAAATTAACTTCAGTTATTTCCTATGGTGTGTGAGTAAACCGACacaaaatttaaatgtttttttaggcACCAGAGTAGGCCGCCGCCATTTTGTGTATCGGTAACAGATTTTAAAACTCCTCGGTCTAATCAATGCATGAACTCTCTTCCCAACAGGATAAGATCATCCAGGCAGAAGGCAGCAACTCATCCTTACTTGGTGACGTGGAGGCATTAAGGAAACGTCTCCTGAAAATCCAAGGCAAAGATGAGGAGGTACGCAAAGCGGAGGATCTCTGCCGTACAGTGAGAGAGAAACTGGAAGAGGAAGAAAATTTAACGAAAGAGCTCAAAGCGGAGCTTGAACACCTACAGGGGAGGATGGCAGAACTGGAGATACTGGAAGAAGCATTTGGGAAAAGCAAATCGGACTGTACCCAGCTCTGTCTCAGCCTCAATGAAGAGAAGAACGTAACCAAAAAGCTCTCAACTGAGCTGGAAGCCCTAAAAGCTCGTTTGAAGGAAATGGAGGCGTCTGAGATAAAGTTGGACAAAGCAGAGCAAGCTTTGACTGCGGAACTTGACAAACTTAAGGGATTCTACCAGACCATCGAGAACGAGCATGAGAGGATACTAGAGAAGCAAAGACAAGATGAGAAAGTCACTCTTAAGCTCATGGAAAAACTAGAGCAGCAAAATAATTGCTTTGACATGGCTGTAGATCCTGGTTGTGCAGATTTAATGAGGTCTAGGATTGAAGATGGACTGTCCTCTACAGGCATCTTCTCTGGACACAACAAAAGTCTTGACTACAATATGGGCCTGCTGAATAAGTCTGAGAATCAGAAGAACAGTGGCCTCGCGGGGTCACAAGAGGAAGACAACAAAGTAAAGGAGCTTACGCAGGAAGTAGAAAGGCTCAAGAATCGCCTTAAGCAACTAGAGATTGTGGAGGAAGACCTGAAAAACTCAGAGTCTAAAAATGGTGAGCTTCAAGAAAAGTTCCAAATGGAACGCAAGCGGGCTCTTCAATTGAGCAAGCAGGTTGAACAGCTCAACACACGGCTGTGCAGTAAAGGTGGGATCGGAGGCAATGGGACTAGTAATGTGGATAAACAAGGCAACGGAAGTGCTAACATCAGTCCTGGTAACCATGCCAAGTACCTGGAGAATGGCAAAGCTGGGAATGAAGAGATTGCGATGGGAGGTTTCAAGCAAGAGATACAAAAATATCACAGCGCCTCAACCGTCACAGAACTCAGCTCGACTCCTTTCCAGGAAAGTACAAAAGCACCCAAAATTCCAAATACTCGGTTTTTATCTGATAATGGAATTAAAGAGTCAACCCGGGGAAATGAGGAAAAAGGATACAGAAGAAATACACCTTGTAGTGATATTAAAAAAGTGTCTGTCCTTCATCGATACCCCCCAGCAGCTAATGACAAGAAGCTCCTGAAGACAGCTCACAGGCAGACTGAAGGGGAGAGCAATACATTTTCAAAACTGTATGTACGTAGTGAAAGTCAATCAAATAATTCTGATGTAGTATCCGAGAGTTGTGCATTAAAGGACACCGAGCCTATCTCAGACCAGGAATTAACAGAAAAAGTTCAAGATCCTGTGCCCGTCACCTCCAAGCTGTCCAAGGCCAACGAAACCTACAGAGTTTACAGGTCCAACGTCCATCAACTGTTGCCAAATGACCAAGGCTCGGAAAGTCATTCCTCTGCTTCAGAAACAGAATCCACTGGATCAAGACCCTCAGAACCAGAGACTGTAAATGAAACGACTACTACAACCTCTAGCAGTAGGACTGCAACCTCGCAATACTCTAGATATCCACATGTCAAGGACTCTCATTCAGAGGGTTCCTCTTCACAGAGCTCATTCGATGAAGAGTTACACATGAAAACAAATGTAGCTGAGGGAGGCATTAGCACTTCGCTCGGGATCGAGATCCAGCGAACTTGCAGTCCACGTGAGGCGCTGATATCCAAAGGGGTTATTAAATCTGCCATCGTTGAGAGTGACCGAAAAGAAGTGATGACATCGGAGCCTTTGGCGGCCAACGGGAAGCCCAAAATATCCACCAAACCCATACTGACTACTAGTATTAAAACGATCTATCCCAACGACCCTAACTCCTCTAGAACCAGCAGCCGCAGCAGTAGTGTATCCAGTGAGTCAGTGTCTGCCAAGGAACGCCACACGTCCACAACTAACATTGTCATAGGTGGGTTTTACCTTCATTTTAGGTATGGCTGGCAGTTTAAATCAAATAACTTTCTATTATCagctattttaataattaaattgattctgtttgtatttccttttcttttctttcaatGAACAGGCCCCAGCAGCATTTCGATCCCTTATGAAATCTCCATCCGCAAGAGCGAGATCACAATGCGGCCAAACCAGGACCAGGTATTTGGTGCAGATAACCTCAATGATTCCTCCAAGTCCAAGTACCACAACACCTCTACGGTGGAGATGACCACAAGCCAAGTTTACAACAGCAACTCTCGTGTCCTCAAAGACACAAAATCTGGCATTGATACATTTACCAGTTCGAAAAACCAAAGACAAAGAAACAGGCAGCCCCAAGAAGAGCGTTTACATGAAGACATGAAGAATGTAACCGTGAGAAAAACCTGGAAGAACCAAGTCAATCCAAATGTGGATGAGAAGGGTAGAGGAGGTCGACGGGTAACCATGGAAGGAGGAGGTTCAGAGGATGAGACAGAAACCACAACAACATGGAAGGCTTATCTGGCAACGACGATCGATTCTGAAGACACAGTGAGCCTTGGACCAAGAACTGGTGGGAATAATTCAGCAACAAAGGGAGTTAAGCTATCACCTGCAGAGGTAAGACCAATCATAAATGATAGCTGAAGTTCATGTTGTATAACGTTTTTTTGATGGTGCAGATGTACAAGTGCAAAATCGACAAAGACGCAGAAGAACCTGTGCTCCATCGTGGCGAAAGCACTAAGGAACCCCTGGGAAGGAAAATACCTCATGCACCTGTCACTTCACAGTCCTGGAGTCGCTCCGTCTCGCAACGATCACCGGTAGGCCAGACAACTTCTGTTACATAGGTTTTTACTAGAGTCAAGCTAATGTCTTAGAAATACTGTTGCACATTATATCCTGGTTTCCACTATTCCTCGAGTATTGTAGTATTGCATGACAGGTCTGCGGGTCTCTCTGAACACAAACAGAACATGTCACAAATGTTGTGAATGAACAAGCAATtaacaagtgtaaaaaaatctgCAACAAAAACCTCACAGTGAAGAAAattggcgtggctcggttggtagagcggccgtgccagcaacttgggggttGCAGGTTTGCATCGCTTGTAGTTATCTAGAGGTGTTTTGAAGAGTATACCCACCCATTTTCATTTGCCAAGCCAGTTTAGGAACACAGGAAAGCTAAAGTATATCCCCTCTGACTTTGGTTAGTAAGCCCTGGATTGGTTGTCAGTCAATCACTGGTCATATACGGTATAAATACAGCAACTAATAATTGGTTTATTCTTTTTAGTTTGTAGTTttgtcagtattattatttggaaGGTAAAGTGTTTTAAAAGTCATAATATTCTAGTAATAGTTGCACAGgggttaaaaataaaatatttacctGTTTGTTAGTCTCCACAATCTTTCCAGCTAAGTAGTCAGTTCTTTTAAACCAAGGTTTCCCAAACCTAGAGTCAAGACCCCGAATGGGTTACAGGTCAATTCACAGTTCAAGGTGACAGAGACCTTATAAGGGTTATCATGCAGATACACTTTTTGTTAGTCATTTATGTACATTTTATGTCCATGTTATGGCCGGTGTTGGTCATCTCaccttaaaaaagtaataatactaAGTAAAAAATTACATCCCCCAAAAAATAATTGAGctagtaactcagttacctcatTGTAAGAGTAACTAGTTACTCAGCAAAGTAACCGAGACGTtatttttaatgttgttattttaTACGCAATTACATTTGATTACATCTTTAATGTCAAAAGTGTTTATATTAACTGATTGAAGAATAAATAcactgtataataataataataataatggattagatttatatagcgcttttctagacactcaaagcgcttcacagagaagtgagaacccatcattcattcacacctggtggtggtaagctactttcgtagccacagctgccctggggtagactgacggaagcgtggctgccagtttgcgcctacggcccctccgaccaccacctatcattcatcattcattcaccagtgtgagcggcactagggacaagggtgaagtgtcctgcccaaggacacaacggaagcgatatggatggtaagaggcggggagcaaacctgcaaccctcaggtttctgacacgggcgctctacccactacgccatgccgccccatacaGTTATGCAGTATTTTAGGAACATTTGGCATTTATCTGAACTCAATAGATTGCAGTGTGCCTTATGATGTCCTTagcaataaaaatgtgtaaaaaaaaattatgttaagtaacattaaatattgaactatttggcctttaagtagtgcaataaaaaatacaagtaaaataaagtgatatatcgtgatatatatagtgaattatatttatatagcacttttcgctgcggccgtgactaggatggcggaagcggggatcaaacctggaacccttaaattGCTGAaacgccgctctaccaaccgagccacgccgccccaaagtATCCTTCATCTACATTTTATCAACCATCACAAAATTGTTCTCAACGAGATGGCCTAATTCTTAAATTGAATTCAATCTTAAGTAAGACTTCACTcacaatagtcaatatttacaaaactgaaaagtaGCAGTCTtgtgaataatacaaaaatattctTCTCAAACTAGTTTATCATTAGGTCAGCTGCATCATGTCTCAAAGTTTATGTATTGTCCACTTATTTACACAGAGAAGCGTAAAAAGTATGTTATGCTACACCTCTTGCTAAgcagatatatatgtgtgttgtgaAACGGAGTTACGATGCATGCCTTCATCATAATTTGTTTAAGAGTGCACTAGAAGAAGCAAAGACACATAGTCCACTTACAGTCTGTAGATGTCACGAGGACTCGCCGGTTGATGGCGACAAAAATAAAAGGTGCCCTCTTTATTGTTAACATATTACGGCGTGGAACAAAtccacacatttttgttttggcGCTACTGGTGAGAATTTCAACTTCCTAAACAATGAAGTAAACGTATCTGATTGGCTCCACATTGTTGCTAACCCTCAGTCCCCACCCTCTCTCATATTTGACGCTATTAAAGAACTGTGATTAGATATATTCCGAATTTGTACCACCCATTGACaacattaaattaaatatgattggatttcatgTACAAACGTATGTCAACACTTTCGTCGACACGTGTTTACTGAGGGCTGGGGGATTCTTCGCTCCTGCCAATAATTTTATCATCCCCACCTTTGTTCTCTGCATGCAGAGAATGTGTGCCAAAACCAGACACTTTGCGCTTCATTCAACCAAACTGTAGTAACGCGCCTCTTCACATTCTCAGTAACGGCAACAGCGTTGCAACGATGGCAATATTAATTGATTAGTATTTTCAGTAACTCGTTACTGAAAAAAATAACGCTGTTAGTAACGCTGTTATGCTCTTAACGCCGTTATTCCCAACACTGGTTATGATAATGCAGTATGTGTTTTAGTACATTTACAGACCGtacatttcattcatttttaGGCTTTGTCAGTGGCGGCTAACGCCATATAGTTATTACAGAATGCAGGGACAAGAaacgaaccctgtggaactctgcaCATTACCTTAACATGCTCTGAGGTCacgttatgggagacgcactgcatcctttcAGTAAAATAGGAgtaaaaccaagaaaaggctaagtatGACATAATGATACGTGGTTTGATACGTTCTATTgtaatgttatgatcgacggtattgaAAGCAGCATTGAGATCAGGTAGCAGCAACATAAATTACGCATCAGCAGCCATatttagcaatagatcattagtcactttTACGATGGCTGTCTCAGTaaagactgaaagggttcacagagattgttagacgtcaAGTGTTCATTCAGCTATTGTGCAATATTTTTTCTAGGATTTTAGAGAAAAAGGGAAGGTGCAACGCTGGTCAGTAGTTCAGCAGGAGGTCAGAGTCgagttttgaatgctaggggaacagtaccagaggaaaatgATAAGTTCATCATATTTAACACTAATGGTGCTAATATTACAAACCAATACGTTCCCATCTGCGAGTCGCAAGAGTTCCTATAACGTTACTTCTTCAAAATGCCGTAGTACATACATTCATATCtgtagaacccagttgtagctaggACgtgttatctttaatctcctttcaaaTTATCTCAATTTTCTTAGTAAAGAATTGCCTAAAGTCATCAGCCCAGTGGGTGGAACTACTGGGAGAAGCCCGTTATTGGGTTAGTGATTGTACTGTGATTGTACAAATATTTAGCATCGTTTATATTGAGGCGAATGAGATCGGaataattagttttagctaaggtaagcatgtttataagttattaaactatcactccatgcttgtcggaaaacctcaagtttagtcgcacaccATTTGAGTTCCATCTTTTTACATaatagtttaagagctctggtttcttccaTGAACCACggggtatgccttttaggggtcttctttagctttagcggtgccaTACTATCAATGGCATTGCGCAGGGCATTGTTAAAGTTGTTactgaggttatcgatagagtcCACATaaattgggaatggtgccattaccgagagTAGTAGGCCAGCGAGAATCctagttgtggcagcattaatgttacaGCCTCTAAAGCAAtagttattagtagcttgttgacaatgggtCAGAACTTAGAAATTTCATAAGGTAATGATCAGACATTACCTTAGTGTATGGGCGTACCAAAACTTTAGAGGGGGTGACACCCTGGACAGACAaggactagatctatcgtatttcCGTTGGGATGCATGGCTtcgtgtattatttgtgtaaggccacagctatcaattatagtctagagcgccacgcacggagggtctgacGGGGAATTCATATGGATACTAAAATCTTTCATTATATTTATATCATCTGCATGCGTCACTAGctcagcgacaaactctgagaatttgcAGATAAATTTGAATAGGGCCCAGGCTGGCAATAGATAACAGCCAAATGGAGCGGTAGCGATGTACAATACCTCATTGTAAGCACCCCAAATGATTAATgtgtattacttaggttaggacTAAGGTTCAGGTTTTCATCGGAGATTAGCGCGACCCCTCCACTCCTTTTAAGGTGACGAGCAACATGTGAACTTGTATAGTTAATAGCGAAAGGCCTTGTTATGCGGAAAACAATTAACTGGCTTTGGCCAAGTCTCCCTGAGACCAATGgcattaagattgttgtctctaatgacgtcatttactaataatgctttgggagacaatgatctgagaTTTACAAAGCCTA
Protein-coding sequences here:
- the luzp1 gene encoding leucine zipper protein 1, encoding MSDMTHRHLRHKLQSVVRRLDELEEATNKLQKSEDELLDIQDKIIQAEGSNSSLLGDVEALRKRLLKIQGKDEEVRKAEDLCRTVREKLEEEENLTKELKAELEHLQGRMAELEILEEAFGKSKSDCTQLCLSLNEEKNVTKKLSTELEALKARLKEMEASEIKLDKAEQALTAELDKLKGFYQTIENEHERILEKQRQDEKVTLKLMEKLEQQNNCFDMAVDPGCADLMRSRIEDGLSSTGIFSGHNKSLDYNMGLLNKSENQKNSGLAGSQEEDNKVKELTQEVERLKNRLKQLEIVEEDLKNSESKNGELQEKFQMERKRALQLSKQVEQLNTRLCSKGGIGGNGTSNVDKQGNGSANISPGNHAKYLENGKAGNEEIAMGGFKQEIQKYHSASTVTELSSTPFQESTKAPKIPNTRFLSDNGIKESTRGNEEKGYRRNTPCSDIKKVSVLHRYPPAANDKKLLKTAHRQTEGESNTFSKLYVRSESQSNNSDVVSESCALKDTEPISDQELTEKVQDPVPVTSKLSKANETYRVYRSNVHQLLPNDQGSESHSSASETESTGSRPSEPETVNETTTTTSSSRTATSQYSRYPHVKDSHSEGSSSQSSFDEELHMKTNVAEGGISTSLGIEIQRTCSPREALISKGVIKSAIVESDRKEVMTSEPLAANGKPKISTKPILTTSIKTIYPNDPNSSRTSSRSSSVSSESVSAKERHTSTTNIVIGPSSISIPYEISIRKSEITMRPNQDQVFGADNLNDSSKSKYHNTSTVEMTTSQVYNSNSRVLKDTKSGIDTFTSSKNQRQRNRQPQEERLHEDMKNVTVRKTWKNQVNPNVDEKGRGGRRVTMEGGGSEDETETTTTWKAYLATTIDSEDTVSLGPRTGGNNSATKGVKLSPAEMYKCKIDKDAEEPVLHRGESTKEPLGRKIPHAPVTSQSWSRSVSQRSPGPNRGDRSPIPSLNQVSWKPHPSSTNSLPTGSSYDRTTKTPTSSGEQWATRGHGSTAKTEGKAGPAASRLWSHRQAEHH